The Rhodamnia argentea isolate NSW1041297 chromosome 7, ASM2092103v1, whole genome shotgun sequence genome contains the following window.
TGAGTTCAAGAATGTTAGTATAGACAAGATAGCATCCCTAGTGAGGTAAAATCCTCTCTATCATCAACTATTTCTTCAcatttccttgttttttctcTCATAATGCGACTCCCTGATGGCTCAAGCAGGGAAAATAAAGGCGAACACCAGGATTTATGTGAACAATTTAGATCTGCATCGTCCTCCACGGATAGAGATTTTGCTGCTAGTGTTGATGGCATGGTCACTGCTATTTGTGGTAACAATCTTCATTTAGCCATTGATGTTGATGTCCTCTGTATGTACTACTATTCTCATGCCTAGGTCGGTTGGATGTGGCAGACTCACTACAATTGGATCGTGACTATAAGGAGAAATTAGACTCCATGGCAGCCTTATGCACGGGTCAGCTAAAGTCGATTACAGAGAAGCATGGAGTTGGTGTTTCAGAAATCCGAAGCAAAGCAGAACAGTGCCTCAGAAAAGATTATCTGGTAAACTGTCTATTGCAATTAATGGAAGAGTTTCAGATTACCAGTGAACTCATTCTCTTTCTATTTCGTTCTTCTGGGGCCACAGTGATGCCTCCATACAAAATTCATGTTGGCCACACACTTATAACTGCCTGGATGATTCTTCGAGTTGCCCTCTCGAAATAGACATGTGTATATCATGACATGACTAATTTGCGGCACACTGCGCATAGGTTGACGAGCACACGTCCACAACTCCTAGGAAACGGGTCATAACGGTTCCAAGTTTGGCATCCATCGAGGAGTTGCAGACGCATTTGAGCGAAGGAAATTCGGAGAACGAAATCAGAGGCGACCGGACAGAAGGCAAGCTTCACCAGCCGTTAGATTTGCAGACACCCGATAGAACTCCTTTCGCAGATATGAATGGTGAATTGTATTGAGGAAGGCGGTTTTAGCAGACTGTGATCCGGCATGCTTGTCAATTGTCAAAGAGGCAAAACTTGCTGATTGACTGATGAGCAGGAAGACTGGATTGAGTCCTAACAGCAAGTACTAGTCTAGTAGCTATGGAAGgtttctcctcctttcttttcGGACGAGTCATTTGTATGTGTTGTAACAACTTGTTCGATGTTGCCGGGGAATGGTTATGGTAACCCATTGTGATCAGCAATGCACTTTAGCGGCTTTAAACTCCATGACCGCCTTCGAATCAAAGTACatattcattgaaaattcgTATCGGCCACCGTGCATTTAATGTGCAGATAATTATTGATGTATGCCTTATTTCGAATTTTCCTCTCACTAGTTCAACAAGTCGAGTGCCATATTCCCGATTAAAGATTATCTGAATTCATTGAGAAAGATCAAATCGGGTGAAAAAAGAGACCGATACTATCATTCAAATTTTCCTCTCACTAGTTCAACAAGTCGAGTGCCATATTCCCGATTAAAGATTATCCGAATTCATTGAGAAAGATCAAATCGGGTGAAAAAAGAGACCGATACTATCATTCAAATTTTTGCCCGTCCATGCCTCCTTCTAAGATTTGTCAAGGAGGACCACAGCAACTCCATGGGACCATGGCAAGGACCACTCAAGTCCATGGTCTTCCACATATCTCGGGGGTAGGGGTCAAATTAGATAATGAGTTAACCAGGCCCCacttaaaattagatttttttttttttttttgggtcggacttaaaattagattttttttttttttttttttggtcaaagacttaaaattagattgaaaaattcataaataaatagaagATGACGGGCCCTACGTGGGCCCAATTTTCAGGGCCCATCACTGCCCACCAAGTGACCGAGAGCTTGCTTTCGAGCGAGCGTACGTTTACCCACGTGTACGGTGGTGATGATGCCTCCACGAACCCTGATCGTGCAGGGCACCATCTGGCATCATTTTCCTCTCTGacgatagaaaaaaagaaaacctgaAAAATCCATCTCtctatccctctctctctctctctctctccccagtTTCGTAAGAATCTTCAGATCTCGCCGCGATCCGCGTCCGTACGGTCGCCGGCGCGTTCTTCGATCGTACTTCCGTTTCATGCCTCTACTCCGTCATGGTAGGTGCGGTGGGAGATGCAAACTGTTATAttcgacctttttttttgtgtgaagtTGTTTGCAAGTTTACCTATTCTATGGCGTTCGTGACATCTCTCGCTTGGCGGTGGATtggtctctttctttcttccttcgtTCTGTGAGAGAATGAGTACGATGAATAGAGCTACGCGAACTAGAGTTTCGTGAATGGGTATTTGTCGGATTAGAAATCCGACTATTCTCTTGCATGCAGTGATTTTGCTGTTGCATAGCAAAATCGTGgacaaattaggaaattttgaGATTGTTCCCGCAGAACCTGAGTGGATTGTCTCTTTCTTCGTGGCAGGCATGTGTATGGACTGTCTTCGACTTAGAAACGCTTGTTGAGGGCGTGTTTGGAGTTGAATCGAACAGCTTATAACCAGGGCAAGTGCGTCGCTGATGAGAATTTGTGCATTTCAAGTGCTTTGCCTGTTGGTTTGACCCTTTCAGCTTATGAGAAGTGCAAAGAGCGGAACTTTAGGCTATCCTGTGTTGTACTGAGAGAGATGGTACGCTCTATTTCATTATATGTGAATGTGGTTTTCTCAGGTTGAGATTTTATTGAGGGCACATGCTGTTTTGTGATCTTTGTGCATTTGCAACTGAGCTTGGAGCTTAGATACATTCCACTGGCTGTCATGTTCCTTTTGTGCGAGCTATTAGTATTGCACTATTTTATGGGAAGGACCTAAGGTTATACCAATCGATTTCTTCGAGTGTTTGTTCTTGTATGAGCTCTTGAGAGCTGCAACATTGTTTTTGGATCTGGAGAACTCGCTTATCCTTCTGATTCTCAGTTTTTGTACATTTACCTATGTACACCGTGAGTTGCTTGTGGACACTGTAAGGAGTTAACCCGTATTGCTACTAAGAATTTTGAAGTGCTCGCACAAAAAATATTTGCCCCATGGACATGTTATTTTGAagcaattttaaattttctgttGTCCAATTACTTTATGCATTTTGCATCGTCTAAGgattctgttctttcttttttccactaATACTATGTAGTTGGCTTTCTAATAATTTCTCAATGGTTTAAGGATTGTTTGATTGATTCAAAGAGTCAAAACTGAACAATTTGTCTCCAGGAATAATTAAGATGAAGcaatttctaaatttcaaattgCGATTAAGCAGAAACTCACCATGGAAGCTTTACATTTTGCATTGTAAGCATGTGATTTTGATGGTTGTGTCTCGCTTGACGTTAATATGAGAAATGCTTTGTTCACTTTCAAAAGAATGTAATGTGTACTGGTGGTGTCTTGGTGGTAAAACTTCTCTTACATTTTGTGAAGGATGACAAGTATGTCTTCTGTCTATACTGAAATACAAGATTCTAAGCCATTTATTTGGGTAGTCTTTCCAGAATCAGGGCTTTTGGGCAGGAAAAGATACTGGAGGCTTAACTAACAATGAGATGGCTTACGATAATACTTCTAGAATAGAAGCCAAGTGGTCCCAACAGTGGTTCATGGATGGCCCTGAGGCAGAGCATCCCAGCAAGAAACAGGCCGTAGAAGTTCCAAGCAACACTTCCTTTTTAGGACTTTTGAGCATGAACTCATCCCCATGGGGCTTTTCTTCTGGTTTTCACACAGTTTCTGCCCCTGCCCATTTTTCTGAACAACTACTTGATACTGAAACGGCTGGAGCTGTCAAGTATAACGAAAGATGTGCTTCATCTAGTGGCGCGGAAAAACTGAatatagggaaaaaaataaatgaagacctTTTTCCTAGTAATTCTTCATTTGGCTTGTCGACGTCTCATGTGCCTGAAGTTCCAGGATCAGGGCTTAATTATGGCGGTCTGAGGAAAGTTAAAGTGAACCATGTTAAGGACTCTGACAATGTGACTCCTTTATCAATGGGACATGGCTATGATAGGGTGGCTTCCAGTGGCATGTTCACAGCTCAATCTTTCtgtaaggaagaagaaaatcctGTATCAACTGCTCTTGCTTCTGGTATGGGAGATGGCAACATCATATCCTCAGCGACTGGTGTTCTGACTGAAAGCAACAGTGTCATGTCAATCGGGAAACTGTATGAAACTGAAGGTGAGAGTGCTGGGCAGACGTACAAAGGGCATGGTGATGCCATGTCTATTCACGTGGATAACAATGTTTTGTCTATGGGTCAAAGTTACAAGGAAGATGATTGTTCCATGTCAACGGGCCATATTTATGGCAAAGGGCATCACATCTCTGTTCCAGCAGGTAACATCTACAATAATGAAGATAGCAATGGTCTATCCATGTGTAACTCCTATGGTTTAGGGCAAAGCACAATCATATCCTTTGGCAGTCATGACAATGATGATGCAAATTCCTCAAGGAGACTGATATACAGTAACAACTTGTTCTGTGGTCTGCCTTCTGCTCAAACATCAGATGCAGTCAATAGCAATCAGTTAATTAAGTCAAATAGCGATATTTTTCCTAGCTCTACTTCAGTTGTTGCCTCTGGAATTGAAAATATCTCGCGGAAGAAAGAGGAGCAAAATACTTCTAAGAAAGGTTCAAATAACTTCCCCTCAAATGTCAGAAGCTTGCTATCAACTGGCATTTTAGATGGGATATCTGTGAAGTATGCTGCATGGTCACGAGAGGTAATGTCACTTTAGGTGTGTTCACAAATTTTTGACAGTTTCATCTTACAGTGATATGGAGCTGTTTCTTTGTTTAGAAGGAGCTCCGTGGTGTGATTAGTGGTTCTGGATATTTATGCGGCTGTCAGTCATGCAATTTCACAAAGGTAAGTGCATTTCTCGACTTGTATCTGGTTGAGCTGCTTCTAGGTAATTTAATCTACTGATTGAACCGAGGATGAAATGGACTGTTAGGTAATCAATGCGTATGAATTTGAACGACATGCTAGCTGCAAGACCAAACACCCAAATAACCACATATACTTCGACAATGGAAAGACCATCTATGGGATTGTTCAGGAACTCAGGAGCACACCCCAAAATATGTTGTTTGAAGTCATGCAAACTATTACCGGTTCGCCAATCAATCAAAAATCCTTCCGTCTCTGGAAAGGTAATGCTGACTTCCTTCTCTCATCATTGGCTTTGCTTTAGCATGATGAACTTCGAAGAATCATATGAATTGTTGTTATCGTCCGATTTTACTATCATCTTTTATAGTCTTCTCAAAAAGCTCAATTTACCCTTTTCAGAGTCATATCTAGCTGCATCCCGAGAACTTCAGCGTATATATGGGGAGGATTGAGCGAAGCAATTGTCGTAATCTGCCTTGTCTAAACTATTATGTAGGTATCCTCGTGATGCTGTTTTCTATATTTAATTCTACTCGTTATGAATTATGTCAGTTAATCTGATGGAGATGTTTTTCCTGGATTGAGGAACCCTTTTCCTTCTGCGGGGAAGTATGCTTGAGGCGGTACTGACCAGGGTGTGGTTCTCGAAGCCCCTTTTTGTAACAACTTTTTGTCCACTAAACAAGAGTTGTCATTTGCTCACTGAGTCCTTCGGTTTGCAAGGGCAGTTTTACCTGGATAAGTGTCTGCTAAACTTATCCAACCATGACAGCCACATCTGGAAGTTCCACCTATTGTCATGATTTGGTTTTATTCAGCTTTCTTGGGTTTAACTTATGGCCGACCCTAGGCaatggaaaggaaaattttgcacatgcGGTTCTCATGGATGATGTTCAGTGCGGTAAAGCCAGCATGGCATTGGAATGTAGAAAACATTCTGTGATCAAATGTATTCTTCTCTAGTTTCGCTTCGGTTGTTTAGGTTAACAGGTGAGACTTATTGgtatgaaaaccattttgattaCATTGCCTCTGCGTCCACAGCGACAGGAGCAGTGCTTTAATACAGCACTTAAGAGTGGTTGCACTGGGAGTCGTAGTTATACTTCTCCATGCACAAGTAGATAGTGAATTTCGAGAATGAGGGTAAGTTGCTGATAATTCCCGCAAAAACTATCTACGTCTTCTTTCAATGTGATGATCTGTTTTTGCTTTGTCACTGGAGGATTACTCTCTGCTCTTCGTTCATCACTCTTGATGGAAGTACCAAGTATGATACATCCGACAAGACTCTCAGATGCTTTTTAGTTTGTTTTGCAAGCAACTTCGTTGTTTTCTTTGAAAATCGTTATCTGGAAAGATGGTCTCTTGCCCCTTGTATGGTAACTTTAAACGCAAAGGGAATAGCTAAGTTCTCTTGTATTTGATTTTTAGTTTTGATGGCGAATTCTTctaggatctctctctctctctctctctctcgagagagagagagagagagagaaagggagagaggtttaacattaaaaaatttcagcttTAGACGAACAGCGGTAGACCTCACTCGGTTACGTTCTGATTGCACCCTGTTTGGAAAGACTGGTCGAACCACCTAGTTTTGAAAAGCGCTGTTCAAGGAAGATCGAAAATGGTAATTCATTCATTCAAAAGAATTCTCTCGCGTCTTGGTAGAGCCTACCTCTTGCTATGGGctgccttttcttttaaatcttAATCCTAGCTTCTATCATAGCCGCCTCCTGTCGCTGCTTTCGTCCTTCTTGCCCGTGTTTTGTTGATCATGCTCTCTGTGCCGGAGGAAGGACTTGCTGCTGATGCCGGAGTTGAGGCTTATGCTGCAAGCTGTAATGCGAATGGCGTCATTACAGCTGACAAACAGAGGGAATGTAGCCTCACCTTATTGGGGAAATTTACGCTGAATCTTCTTATTGAGGGGAGGCGGTTCGACGAGTAGCTGATAAAATGGGGCCAGTCTTGGATGCGGCTTTGGAGTCGAAAGGAGTTAACACCAATAAAGTACGGTAGAGCTAGAATAAATCTCTCGCTCTTTTCACCTTCAAAACGGGGAGTTTTATCGACTTATGATGGAGATGCTTCGTGGTTCAATACCTATGATGAAGGGCTGCCGCATTTTTTGTTTCCTGTGGGAGAATGGAATATTATGCAAGGTAAGATGAGGAAGTTCCTTTTAGAGGGGAATAGATGCAAACGATTGCACAAAGGGTCCTTGGCTTGGGGCTGAAGTTGAGGACTTAAGCTCTTGTTGGCATATTTTCTATGTTAAGGACAAACCAATATGTGACGAAACTGAGGTAGTGCCACAAACACCATGACACCAGATGCAGAATGTCCCTTATAAAGAAGCACTTGCAGAAAATGCACACTGCACAGATTCATCCACAACCAGAAAAAGCTCAAGCTGTTTTGGCAGAGTGAGAAAAGTGAGGGCGGCACTGATCCACTCATTGCTGGAGGAACTGGAGCGTCTTCTAAAAGAGGGAAATTTAGTATGTACAGTGTCTTCTAAAAGACAGAGGAGGTGGAGACAGGCGGCGATTGGGTGGCCGGTGGCGATGGTGGCAATTGGCAGTGGTGGAGACTAGTGGGGGCGATGGGCGGTGGTGGAGaccggcggtggcggtggcgaccAAAGGCGGTGGCGACCAAAGGCGGGGACGAATGGTGGACTCATGGTTGTAAAGACGAGTATTGAGTAACACtgaattcatttttaaaaatgacattgtttccCTTTGATTGATTATTTTCTTTGAGTGAGCTTATTTCTTAAAATTGTTTtcgggaacaaagaaacaattttttttggcttcttgtttttgttccaaatctgtTCCTATTTGTTCTCGGGagcagaaaaattatcaaacagAATCTGTTCTGAGgaataaaagaataagaatcAGAGAATCTGGAGTGTTACCAAACCGATTCTAGATAACTCTCAAGCTTATATTTAAATGGgatttattatttcttgttcAACATATTTGGGTCCACAAGGACCAGGCCGAGAAAGACTAATTTTTGTACATGATGGATCAACTCAACCTCGTCCTTTACAGTGTCCGGCCCAATGCGAGTTAATACATTGTCTTGATACAAAAGTTGGgcccaaacaaaagaaaaaaatagacagTGTTGGGCAGATTTTCATCTACTTGtgatttctatttttcattctccctaaaaaaaaaaatctgccattttaaaaatgaaagtgCAAGCATCATAAAATCTTGTAAAAGAAGAATCAAAAGTGAAGAGTCGAAGTCACCGATTCACGTTGCTTTCTGTGAAAACATCGAGGTACCATGGTATGTACATAATTCGAAGGTTCGAATAACGTTGACAATTGCAAAGATTGTTTATCGAAAACACGACTAATCAGGTCGAATATTCTTAATTAGTATACTTTATGTCGCTACAAAATGTCATACCTACGAATGACCGATCATTTTCCGTTAGTTTCCGGAGTTCCTTTGTCGTTACACGTACTAATCTTGATTATCTCATGACTAGAGTTCTCCTTCCCGTTGCCTCCGGGGTCATCCAAGTTTGTCGGCAACGCTTTCTGCTTGTCTAACAGCGAAGAGGAAGATGCGTAGTCCTTGCTTTTGCCCCACACAACAAGGTATAAACCGGCCACGATGACGACGGCGCCGATAACCCTAATTTAACAAGATCGATTGGCATAGTATACTTTTGGAAATTAGGGGAGAATtttgatgaggaagaagaaagtacCTTCCCAAGAAAAGCCGCTCAGCTAAGATGAAGGTACTCAAAACAGCGACGATCACCATGCCTAGAGGACTAAAGGCTGTGACAAAAACCGGCCCTCTGTCTTTCATGACCACACCTTGAATGTAGTAAGCCACTCCCGAGCACATTATTCCCTGCATTTACCGATCATGGTATAACTCACATGCATGTGCTAAAACTAACAAAGGAATAAATAAGGAAGACATTATATAGCCTGGGTTCAATCGATGTCCTAAGGAATTTCATAATGAAGGATCACCAACAACAAGAAGTGATAATAGTGGAAGAGATCACAACTCATCACTTAATTTTCGTAAGTTAGTTTGGAGAGGAAAACGGCTGACAATGGTGAAGTTGCGAGTGCTTACGCTGTAGACAGCGGCGAGTAAATTGGTGTCCCACCGGATGGACCAAACGGCGACGTTTCCTCTTTCCATGACTAGAGCCACGACGGCGCCCTCTGCTGTCCCCAAAAAGCATACCCAAGCCGTGAGAGAGAGCTCGGAGGGATATGTTTCTAGTGTTATCGCCTGTTAGAAATTACGAAGAAACCAGAACAGTGCAAATTAGTGTGCTACTGTTGTTTATGATTAGGcttttgacccccaaaaaaaaaaaaaaatgacactgtGCCGTTCTCTGAGAGCTTCTCTTTTGAGAGCGTGAGACACTAATTTGGATAAACTTAAATTTACCTACTGATCCGATACGAGAAGACCGACTAGATTAAGATCAATTACTTGGAGAACCATGAAGCAAGCCCAGCTGAAGCATCCAACAGTGATCATGAGAGAACCCTTGATGGAGTTCTTGAGGctaatcccaccatgagaacTCCCATTCGGGATGTTGCTGGAGGCCgtccctcctcctcctgtcCAAAATAGTTCGAGAGCGGGGCCTTTGATTAGCGTCATTGTCATGGCTCCGGCGACCGTTGCTAGTGTACCAAGGACCTTGGCTTGGCTCCGAACGCTCTTCACTTTAAT
Protein-coding sequences here:
- the LOC115749743 gene encoding uncharacterized protein LOC115749743 isoform X2, which encodes MSFQNQGFWAGKDTGGLTNNEMAYDNTSRIEAKWSQQWFMDGPEAEHPSKKQAVEVPSNTSFLGLLSMNSSPWGFSSGFHTVSAPAHFSEQLLDTETAGAVKYNERCASSSGAEKLNIGKKINEDLFPSNSSFGLSTSHVPEVPGSGLNYGGLRKVKVNHVKDSDNVTPLSMGHGYDRVASSGMFTAQSFCKEEENPVSTALASGMGDGNIISSATGVLTESNSVMSIGKLYETEGESAGQTYKGHGDAMSIHVDNNVLSMGQSYKEDDCSMSTGHIYGKGHHISVPAGNIYNNEDSNGLSMCNSYGLGQSTIISFGSHDNDDANSSRRLIYSNNLFCGLPSAQTSDAVNSNQLIKSNSDIFPSSTSVVASGIENISRKKEEQNTSKKGSNNFPSNVRSLLSTGILDGISVKYAAWSREKELRGVISGSGYLCGCQSCNFTKVINAYEFERHASCKTKHPNNHIYFDNGKTIYGIVQELRSTPQNMLFEVMQTITGSPINQKSFRLWKESYLAASRELQRIYGED
- the LOC115749743 gene encoding uncharacterized protein LOC115749743 isoform X4 — encoded protein: MNQGFWAGKDTGGLTNNEMAYDNTSRIEAKWSQQWFMDGPEAEHPSKKQAVEVPSNTSFLGLLSMNSSPWGFSSGFHTVSAPAHFSEQLLDTETAGAVKYNERCASSSGAEKLNIGKKINEDLFPSNSSFGLSTSHVPEVPGSGLNYGGLRKVKVNHVKDSDNVTPLSMGHGYDRVASSGMFTAQSFCKEEENPVSTALASGMGDGNIISSATGVLTESNSVMSIGKLYETEGESAGQTYKGHGDAMSIHVDNNVLSMGQSYKEDDCSMSTGHIYGKGHHISVPAGNIYNNEDSNGLSMCNSYGLGQSTIISFGSHDNDDANSSRRLIYSNNLFCGLPSAQTSDAVNSNQLIKSNSDIFPSSTSVVASGIENISRKKEEQNTSKKGSNNFPSNVRSLLSTGILDGISVKYAAWSREKELRGVISGSGYLCGCQSCNFTKVINAYEFERHASCKTKHPNNHIYFDNGKTIYGIVQELRSTPQNMLFEVMQTITGSPINQKSFRLWKESYLAASRELQRIYGED
- the LOC115749744 gene encoding WAT1-related protein At2g37460-like, which gives rise to MIMSKAMDMKGLFHTLKPFLAVLFLQFGLAGMDILCKVALNKGMSSYVFIVYRHAVATIVIVPFAIVLDKKTRPKMTLPIFVKLMVLSLLEPVIDQNLYFLGLKHTTATFAAAMCNILPAITFVMAWIMRLEKIKVKSVRSQAKVLGTLATVAGAMTMTLIKGPALELFWTGGGGTASSNIPNGSSHGGISLKNSIKGSLMITVGCFSWACFMVLQAITLETYPSELSLTAWVCFLGTAEGAVVALVMERGNVAVWSIRWDTNLLAAVYSGIMCSGVAYYIQGVVMKDRGPVFVTAFSPLGMVIVAVLSTFILAERLFLGRVIGAVVIVAGLYLVVWGKSKDYASSSSLLDKQKALPTNLDDPGGNGKENSSHEIIKISTCNDKGTPETNGK